Proteins from a genomic interval of Synechococcus sp. A15-28:
- a CDS encoding 2-isopropylmalate synthase, giving the protein MAKDPARVLIFDTTLRDGEQSPGASLNLEEKLAIAQQLARLGVDVIEAGFPFASAGDFAAVQRIAQQVGGENGPIICGLARASQKDIKACAEAVAPAPRRRIHTFIATSDIHLEHKLRKSRGDVLQIVPEMVSYARSLVEDIEFSCEDAGRSNPEFLYEVIEAAIAAGATTINIPDTVGYTTPSEFGDLIAGINRHVPNIGEAILSVHGHNDLGLAVANFLEAVKNGARQLECTINGIGERAGNASLEELVMALHVRRRYFNPFFGRDQDSPTPLTAVRTEEITKTSRLVSNLTGMVVQPNKAIVGANAFAHESGIHQDGVLKNRLTYEIIDAKTVGLSDNRISLGKLSGRSAVRARLEELGYDLTREDLDEAFARFKDLADRKREITDRDLEAIVSEQVQQPEARYQLQLVQVSCGTRLKPTATVTLAEENGQEQTVSAVGTGPVDAVCRALNQLAGVPNELMEFSVKSVTEGIDAIGEVTIRLRRNGSLYSGHAADTDVVVAAAMAFINALNRLVAAQEHQPLHPQRDAVDLETRPTL; this is encoded by the coding sequence ATGGCCAAGGATCCCGCTCGTGTCCTGATCTTCGACACCACCCTCCGGGATGGTGAGCAGTCCCCTGGGGCCAGCCTCAATCTGGAGGAAAAGCTGGCGATCGCGCAGCAGCTGGCCCGGCTGGGGGTGGATGTGATCGAAGCCGGATTTCCCTTCGCCAGCGCCGGCGACTTCGCGGCTGTTCAGCGCATCGCCCAGCAGGTGGGGGGCGAAAACGGTCCAATCATCTGCGGACTGGCCCGTGCCTCTCAGAAAGACATCAAAGCCTGCGCCGAGGCGGTCGCACCGGCACCGCGCCGCCGGATCCATACCTTCATCGCCACCAGCGACATCCATCTGGAGCACAAGCTGCGCAAAAGTCGCGGCGATGTTCTTCAGATCGTGCCGGAGATGGTCAGTTATGCGCGATCCCTGGTGGAGGACATCGAATTCTCCTGTGAGGATGCTGGCCGCAGCAATCCTGAGTTCCTTTACGAGGTCATCGAAGCGGCCATCGCCGCTGGTGCCACCACGATCAACATTCCAGACACCGTTGGCTACACCACACCATCGGAATTCGGAGACCTGATTGCTGGCATCAATCGCCATGTCCCCAACATCGGGGAGGCGATTCTTTCCGTTCATGGCCACAACGATCTGGGCCTGGCTGTGGCGAATTTCCTCGAGGCGGTGAAGAACGGCGCTCGCCAGCTGGAGTGCACCATCAACGGCATCGGTGAGCGAGCAGGCAATGCCTCCCTTGAGGAACTGGTGATGGCCTTGCACGTGCGCCGTCGCTACTTCAATCCGTTCTTCGGCCGCGATCAGGACAGTCCCACTCCCCTCACCGCCGTCCGCACCGAGGAAATCACCAAGACCTCGCGTCTGGTTTCCAACCTCACGGGCATGGTGGTTCAGCCCAACAAAGCCATCGTTGGTGCCAATGCCTTTGCCCATGAATCGGGCATTCACCAGGACGGCGTGCTGAAGAATCGCCTGACCTACGAAATCATTGACGCCAAAACCGTCGGTCTGAGCGACAACCGAATTTCATTGGGCAAGCTCAGTGGTCGCAGCGCGGTGAGGGCAAGACTCGAGGAGCTCGGGTATGACCTGACCCGGGAGGACCTGGATGAGGCCTTTGCCCGTTTCAAGGATCTGGCTGATCGCAAGCGGGAGATCACCGATCGGGATCTTGAGGCGATTGTCAGCGAACAGGTTCAGCAGCCCGAGGCGCGCTATCAGCTTCAGCTGGTGCAGGTGAGTTGTGGAACGCGTCTGAAGCCAACGGCCACCGTCACCCTGGCGGAGGAGAACGGTCAGGAACAAACCGTTTCTGCAGTGGGTACAGGGCCGGTGGACGCGGTGTGCCGTGCCCTCAATCAACTGGCTGGCGTCCCCAACGAGCTCATGGAGTTCTCGGTGAAATCGGTGACGGAGGGAATTGATGCCATAGGGGAAGTCACGATTCGGCTTCGCCGCAATGGCTCTCTGTACTCAGGCCATGCTGCCGACACGGACGTTGTGGTCGCCGCCGCCATGGCCTTCATCAATGCTCTCAATCGTCTCGTGGCAGCCCAGGAGCACCAGCCCTTGCATCCCCAGCGGGATGCCGTTGATCTTGAAACGCGTCCGACCCTCTGA
- a CDS encoding carbohydrate ABC transporter permease: protein MRQAVQRALQLMLLIALALLVLVPLLWLVSTSLKGPTEDIFSSPPALLPQQPSFEAYRRLFQDNPLTTYLINSTAVSVLAVGANLLFCSLAAYPLARMRFAGRGLVLGLVVATILIPFQVVMIPLYLLMVQLGLRNTLLALIIPQAATAFGLYLLRQSFLGVPKELEEAARIDGCSRLGEWWNVMIPAARADLITLAMFVFIGTWSDFLWPLVILDDPALYTLPLGLQQLSSSFSLDWRIVASGSVVSILPVLLLFILLQRFILPNASGDAVKG, encoded by the coding sequence ATGCGTCAGGCGGTTCAAAGAGCGCTCCAGTTGATGCTGTTGATTGCGCTAGCACTGCTGGTGCTGGTGCCATTGCTCTGGCTGGTGAGCACGTCTCTCAAAGGACCCACCGAGGATATTTTCAGCAGCCCTCCAGCTCTTCTGCCTCAACAACCCAGTTTTGAGGCCTACCGCCGCCTGTTTCAGGACAATCCGCTCACCACGTATCTGATCAACAGCACGGCGGTGAGCGTTCTGGCGGTTGGGGCCAATCTGCTGTTCTGTTCTCTGGCGGCCTACCCACTGGCCAGGATGCGTTTCGCCGGACGCGGCCTGGTGTTGGGACTGGTGGTGGCCACGATCCTGATCCCTTTCCAGGTGGTGATGATTCCCCTGTACCTCCTGATGGTTCAGCTGGGTCTGCGCAACACGCTGCTGGCACTGATCATCCCTCAGGCCGCCACGGCCTTTGGTCTGTACCTGCTGCGTCAGAGTTTTCTGGGGGTCCCGAAGGAGTTGGAGGAAGCGGCGCGGATCGACGGCTGCAGTCGGCTTGGGGAATGGTGGAACGTGATGATCCCTGCGGCCCGTGCCGACCTGATCACCCTGGCGATGTTCGTGTTCATCGGCACCTGGAGTGATTTCCTCTGGCCGCTGGTGATTCTCGATGATCCAGCTCTGTACACCCTTCCCCTGGGACTGCAGCAACTCTCCAGCAGCTTCTCCCTTGATTGGCGGATTGTTGCTTCTGGCTCGGTGGTCTCGATCCTCCCCGTGCTTCTGCTGTTCATCCTTCTGCAGCGCTTCATCCTGCCGAATGCAAGCGGCGATGCGGTCAAGGGCTGA
- a CDS encoding Nif11-like leader peptide family natural product precursor has translation MSLTQLDQFLSLRESNPLLAERLASPLDLEDFLQLAGEWGFQLTEADVLDAQKRAMEQGSASALQQAQAEEFRRLRNFIHG, from the coding sequence ATGTCGCTGACACAACTCGATCAGTTCCTGTCGCTTCGTGAGTCGAATCCGCTTCTGGCGGAGCGGCTTGCTTCACCGCTTGACCTGGAGGATTTTCTGCAACTTGCCGGGGAGTGGGGATTTCAATTGACGGAAGCTGACGTGCTGGATGCCCAGAAGAGGGCCATGGAGCAGGGCAGTGCATCGGCTCTGCAACAGGCTCAGGCCGAGGAATTCCGACGGCTGCGCAACTTCATTCATGGATGA
- a CDS encoding MTH1187 family thiamine-binding protein, producing the protein MKPVGSWLSVDLCVVPLGVGVSLSPYIATCQRVIESSGLVHELGPNGTAIEGPWDDVMDCVRACHDAMHDMGVPRVYTTLKLNTRIDRHQAFHDKVEAVRRELNS; encoded by the coding sequence ATGAAGCCTGTGGGGTCCTGGCTCAGCGTTGATCTTTGTGTCGTTCCTCTTGGGGTCGGGGTGAGCTTGTCCCCGTACATTGCGACCTGTCAGCGGGTGATCGAGTCGTCCGGGCTCGTTCATGAGTTAGGTCCCAACGGCACGGCGATCGAGGGGCCCTGGGATGACGTCATGGACTGCGTTCGGGCCTGTCACGACGCCATGCATGACATGGGAGTGCCACGCGTCTACACCACGTTGAAGTTGAACACCCGCATCGACCGGCATCAGGCCTTTCACGACAAGGTTGAGGCGGTCCGCCGTGAACTGAACTCCTGA
- a CDS encoding RluA family pseudouridine synthase, with amino-acid sequence MRSGSSPEDPTILYGDPWLLVVLKPSGLLSQPGRGDHLQDSLITRLQRLRGEHHLVHRLDRDTSGVVLVARCLDSLRRCSALFAARRVNKLYEAEVEGQLHGRGRIDSRLARLDRDPPRYGDHPQGRPSTTLWRVRARQEDSTKLWLRPLTGRSHQLRAHLAGIGHPILGDPIYGEGSMTPLRLHARALGFQHPFTGRRLRVFTRQDDDNHAG; translated from the coding sequence GTGCGGAGCGGCTCGAGCCCTGAGGATCCGACGATTCTTTATGGGGACCCCTGGTTGCTGGTGGTGCTGAAACCGTCGGGATTGCTGTCGCAACCCGGCCGCGGCGATCACCTGCAGGATTCCCTGATCACGAGGCTGCAGAGGTTGCGTGGGGAGCACCATCTGGTGCATCGGCTTGATCGAGACACCTCGGGCGTGGTGCTGGTCGCCCGGTGTCTGGACAGTCTCCGTCGCTGCAGTGCCCTCTTTGCCGCTCGACGCGTGAACAAGCTCTACGAAGCAGAAGTGGAGGGGCAGCTGCATGGTCGAGGCCGGATTGATTCGCGTTTGGCTCGCTTGGATCGAGATCCACCTCGGTATGGCGATCACCCCCAGGGACGACCCTCGACAACGTTATGGCGAGTGCGCGCCAGACAAGAGGACTCGACAAAACTCTGGCTGCGGCCTTTGACAGGGCGATCGCATCAGCTGCGAGCCCACCTGGCTGGCATTGGTCATCCGATTCTGGGAGACCCGATTTACGGTGAAGGGTCAATGACGCCGTTGCGATTGCACGCCAGGGCCCTGGGTTTTCAACACCCGTTCACGGGGCGCCGGCTGCGTGTGTTCACTCGACAGGACGATGACAACCATGCCGGCTGA
- a CDS encoding SemiSWEET transporter yields the protein MPAESLGYAAAFLTTISFFPQAVKTLRSGDTRSISLGMYALFTAGVALWSLYGWIVGDGPVLIANLITLVPATVVLQRKMAAGVHSSG from the coding sequence ATGCCGGCTGAATCTCTGGGTTATGCAGCTGCCTTTCTCACCACCATCAGTTTTTTCCCGCAGGCCGTGAAGACCCTCCGCAGCGGTGACACCCGTTCAATCTCTCTCGGTATGTACGCCCTGTTCACGGCTGGGGTGGCCCTGTGGTCGCTGTACGGCTGGATCGTCGGCGATGGCCCGGTGCTGATCGCCAATCTGATCACTCTGGTTCCGGCGACGGTTGTCTTGCAGCGCAAGATGGCTGCGGGAGTGCATTCTTCGGGGTGA
- a CDS encoding G8 domain-containing protein, with product MNAMLLASEMPAHPDDPTLQSEHMAAMDLAKPEEATHVATASGDWSSASTWQGGRIPDQGSRVLIPEAHSVTLDRELASELEWLRLNGELRFATDRDTELRVDTLVSAPGSRLEIGTAEQPVQSNVQARIVFADRGPLTVENDPLLMGRGAILHGTTRIHGAAKTSAVTAAIDLKRGDREIVLTDQPEGWSVGDQLVIAGTRPDGGGDETVVIQSIEGSRILLEAPLTEDHLTPRDHLKVHVANLSRNVEFTSENTAIDRRGHVMFMHTRDVDVANAAFNDLGRTDKLRPLDSPYFDDEGFFVEETGSNTGGRYSVHFHRNGVERSGSPAVIRGSVVAGNPGWGFVNHSSYVDFIDNVAFDVVGAAFSTEAGDEIGRFQDNLAIRMLGTGDEPISRQEDGDFGHAGDGFWLQGPGVVVENNVAAGATGSGLILYAEPLFEDGLGITTFPSGNLPDPFVAEGDASVPVSLAPLARFSDNESYGSALGAQIYYHRTFITIEEEQEEQARFQFAPSVMDGMSLWSNSNGMQVNYTVDTDFRDFEIIGPADGSGDTGFDAASNFYNRGTHHYENFVIEDYEIGFSAPRSGVIHVRNGYFNNITDFYLNEPRQLGRRMRFEGDIQFGDRASGVVEGEVVPRSYFEMDPELAPAADSANEHFLLDDQVILDFGPFQDQQLYFYEQLADHVLFPELPEQLTPDDPGPTIGDEFVGVTNAEIASVLGESFGGAMVPDDAREVDRILGLVGSPAADLPELNPNPLPLDDEEEDDLDEDEEEEEEEIEEEENDLEEDEEGIDEEEDDLEEDEEGIEEDVDEIDDPIDEPEGSELEIGLSEQGGNLRLRLRSDELIERSDDVVRTPVEGFDAISLFSSNFSEKVKFKFDPRLASSPDVVNLFAARGGDRIQIVQKNQGGPDLLAIHGQQGRDRLDASKFAGEVELDGGPGRDLLIGGRSRSELWGGSGADTFDLSRESSGVQWIMDFDPDIDQLRLDQTVGAYEIDVRGDDLWLLSGERAVAVFDGFVDQQDTLQLLIS from the coding sequence ATGAACGCGATGCTCCTCGCGTCTGAAATGCCAGCACATCCCGATGATCCAACGCTCCAAAGTGAGCACATGGCTGCGATGGATCTGGCCAAACCGGAAGAAGCCACGCATGTCGCGACGGCCTCAGGAGATTGGTCCTCTGCCTCAACATGGCAGGGTGGGCGCATTCCTGATCAGGGCAGTCGGGTTCTGATCCCCGAAGCTCATTCGGTCACTCTGGATCGTGAACTGGCCTCGGAGCTTGAATGGCTTCGGCTGAATGGTGAGCTGCGCTTCGCAACTGATCGGGATACGGAATTAAGGGTCGACACGCTGGTCAGTGCCCCTGGTAGTCGACTAGAGATCGGCACGGCGGAACAACCGGTTCAGTCGAATGTGCAAGCGCGGATCGTGTTCGCCGATCGTGGGCCTCTGACTGTTGAGAACGACCCGTTGCTAATGGGCCGTGGAGCGATTCTTCATGGCACCACGCGGATCCACGGTGCGGCAAAAACCTCTGCTGTGACCGCAGCAATAGATCTGAAACGAGGTGATCGGGAGATTGTTCTGACCGACCAACCGGAGGGTTGGTCGGTGGGGGATCAGCTGGTCATCGCTGGAACCCGTCCCGATGGTGGTGGGGATGAAACCGTCGTTATTCAGTCCATTGAAGGGTCTCGCATTCTTTTGGAAGCCCCGTTAACCGAGGACCACCTCACTCCGCGGGATCACCTGAAGGTTCATGTGGCCAACCTCAGCCGCAATGTGGAATTCACCTCTGAGAACACAGCCATTGATCGTCGCGGTCACGTGATGTTCATGCATACCAGAGATGTGGATGTGGCGAATGCTGCGTTCAATGATCTGGGCCGCACCGACAAGCTTCGACCATTGGATAGTCCATATTTTGATGATGAAGGCTTCTTCGTGGAAGAGACTGGTAGTAATACAGGTGGCCGTTATTCTGTTCATTTTCACCGTAATGGTGTTGAGCGGAGTGGCTCTCCTGCTGTCATCCGTGGCAGTGTTGTAGCCGGCAATCCTGGCTGGGGGTTTGTCAACCATTCCAGTTATGTCGATTTCATCGACAATGTTGCCTTTGATGTGGTGGGTGCAGCTTTCAGCACCGAAGCTGGAGATGAGATCGGTCGTTTTCAGGACAACCTTGCCATTCGAATGCTTGGCACTGGTGATGAGCCCATCAGTCGACAGGAGGATGGCGATTTCGGCCATGCAGGTGATGGTTTCTGGCTGCAAGGGCCCGGGGTCGTCGTTGAAAACAATGTGGCTGCTGGGGCTACAGGAAGTGGCTTGATCCTCTATGCCGAACCATTGTTTGAAGATGGCTTGGGTATCACGACCTTCCCTTCAGGCAATCTTCCTGATCCATTCGTTGCTGAGGGGGATGCGTCAGTGCCAGTTTCTTTGGCTCCCTTGGCTCGGTTCAGTGACAACGAAAGTTATGGTTCAGCTTTGGGAGCTCAGATTTATTACCACCGTACATTCATCACGATTGAGGAAGAACAGGAGGAACAGGCTCGATTTCAGTTTGCTCCGAGTGTGATGGATGGTATGAGTCTTTGGAGTAATAGTAACGGAATGCAGGTTAATTACACGGTTGACACTGATTTCCGCGATTTTGAAATCATTGGACCGGCTGATGGCTCTGGCGATACCGGCTTTGACGCTGCTTCAAACTTTTATAACCGCGGAACTCATCATTATGAAAACTTTGTCATTGAGGATTATGAGATTGGTTTCTCGGCTCCTCGTAGTGGTGTGATTCATGTCCGCAATGGTTATTTCAATAACATCACGGATTTTTATTTGAATGAGCCAAGGCAGCTGGGTCGCAGGATGCGCTTCGAAGGTGATATCCAGTTTGGTGATCGTGCCAGTGGTGTTGTTGAGGGAGAGGTGGTGCCAAGGTCTTATTTTGAAATGGATCCTGAGCTTGCCCCTGCCGCGGATTCAGCGAACGAGCATTTCTTGCTGGATGATCAGGTTATTCTTGACTTCGGACCTTTTCAGGATCAGCAACTCTATTTCTATGAGCAGTTAGCGGATCATGTGCTTTTCCCTGAGTTGCCGGAGCAGCTGACTCCCGATGATCCTGGGCCAACGATTGGGGATGAGTTTGTTGGCGTAACCAATGCGGAGATTGCATCTGTGTTGGGTGAGTCGTTTGGGGGCGCCATGGTTCCAGATGATGCGCGAGAGGTGGATCGGATCCTGGGACTCGTTGGCTCGCCTGCGGCTGATCTTCCTGAGCTCAATCCCAACCCTCTCCCATTGGATGATGAAGAGGAAGACGATTTAGATGAGGACGAAGAAGAGGAAGAAGAGGAGATCGAGGAAGAGGAGAATGATTTGGAGGAAGATGAAGAGGGAATTGATGAAGAGGAGGATGATTTAGAGGAAGATGAAGAGGGAATTGAGGAAGACGTGGATGAGATTGATGATCCCATCGACGAGCCGGAGGGTTCTGAGCTTGAGATCGGACTGTCTGAACAGGGAGGCAACCTTCGCCTCAGGCTCAGAAGTGATGAATTGATCGAGCGTTCTGATGACGTGGTGCGAACCCCCGTTGAGGGTTTTGATGCAATTTCTCTGTTCAGCTCCAATTTTTCCGAGAAAGTTAAATTCAAGTTTGATCCCCGTCTCGCATCATCTCCTGATGTTGTCAACTTATTCGCGGCAAGGGGGGGTGACCGAATTCAGATTGTTCAAAAGAATCAAGGCGGACCTGACTTGTTGGCGATTCATGGCCAACAAGGGCGTGATCGCCTCGATGCCAGCAAATTCGCTGGAGAGGTTGAACTGGATGGTGGACCTGGTCGAGATCTTCTGATCGGTGGACGTTCGCGAAGTGAACTTTGGGGTGGTTCAGGCGCTGATACGTTTGATCTCAGTCGTGAATCTTCTGGTGTTCAGTGGATCATGGATTTTGATCCTGATATAGATCAACTTCGCTTGGATCAAACCGTTGGTGCTTACGAGATCGACGTTCGCGG